A single window of Methanobrevibacter sp. DNA harbors:
- a CDS encoding sodium:solute symporter family protein, with translation MDVMILAIVFIIYIFALVFVGYYAYKKTNSSEDFMIAGKDTHPFIMAMSYGATFISTAAIVGFGGVAGEYGMSVLWLAFLNIIIGIFIAFVFLGKRTRRMGHALNSLTFPEFLGKRFNSRFIHYFSGLVIFCAMPLYAAVVLIGAARFLESSLLINFSIALLILSIIITFYVLFGGIRGVMYTDALQGSIMVVAMVFLLVFIYWILGGVDTANTALSGMVNLYPADALATGGTGWTSFPEFGTPFWWSLVSSTLIGVGIGVLAQPSLIVRFMTVKSDKELNRSVLIGGIFIAIMPTTAYIVGSLSNVYFYDKLGKIAVDVVGGNIDKIIPTFITMALPEWFVYIFLLSLIAAAMSTISSQLHTQGTAFGVDIYGTLRDKSKQKLDQVSISRVGILIAIILALIMAFSLPGSVVALGTSLFFEICAAAFLPVFLGALYWKGITRLGAIAGIVSGTCVSLFWLMFVFKKTALGLGICKFVFGIDMLLPAAPWPFIDVMLIAVPISAIFTIVVSLLTKPLEQEVIDKAFENIDNKGSDA, from the coding sequence ATGGACGTAATGATTTTAGCAATCGTATTTATAATCTACATATTTGCACTTGTTTTTGTAGGTTATTACGCATACAAAAAAACTAATTCCTCTGAAGATTTTATGATTGCTGGTAAGGATACTCACCCGTTCATCATGGCGATGAGTTATGGGGCAACATTTATTTCGACAGCAGCTATTGTTGGTTTTGGAGGAGTTGCTGGTGAATATGGTATGAGTGTTTTATGGTTAGCATTCTTAAACATCATCATTGGTATATTCATAGCATTCGTATTTTTAGGAAAAAGAACTCGTAGGATGGGACATGCATTAAACTCATTAACTTTCCCAGAATTCTTAGGTAAACGTTTTAACAGTAGATTCATTCACTATTTTTCAGGATTAGTTATCTTCTGTGCAATGCCACTTTATGCAGCAGTAGTATTAATCGGAGCTGCAAGATTCTTGGAATCTTCATTATTGATTAATTTCAGTATTGCTTTACTTATTTTGTCAATCATTATTACTTTCTACGTATTATTCGGTGGTATACGTGGTGTAATGTATACTGATGCATTACAAGGAAGTATTATGGTTGTAGCTATGGTCTTTTTACTTGTATTCATATATTGGATACTTGGAGGAGTCGATACTGCAAACACTGCTTTATCTGGTATGGTTAATTTGTATCCTGCTGATGCACTTGCAACAGGGGGAACCGGATGGACATCATTCCCAGAGTTTGGAACTCCATTCTGGTGGTCACTTGTATCTTCAACCCTTATCGGTGTAGGTATTGGTGTGCTCGCTCAACCTTCATTAATCGTAAGGTTCATGACTGTTAAATCAGACAAAGAATTGAACAGGTCTGTTTTAATCGGCGGTATTTTCATTGCAATCATGCCAACCACTGCTTATATTGTAGGATCTCTTTCAAACGTATACTTCTACGATAAATTAGGTAAAATTGCTGTAGATGTAGTTGGAGGAAACATTGATAAAATTATTCCAACATTTATTACAATGGCATTGCCTGAATGGTTTGTATACATCTTCTTATTGTCCTTGATTGCAGCTGCAATGTCTACAATCTCTTCTCAATTGCACACTCAAGGTACTGCATTTGGTGTAGATATATATGGTACATTAAGAGACAAATCCAAACAAAAATTAGACCAAGTAAGTATTTCCAGAGTTGGTATTTTAATCGCTATTATCTTAGCATTAATTATGGCATTCTCACTTCCTGGAAGTGTAGTTGCACTCGGAACAAGTTTATTCTTTGAAATCTGTGCAGCAGCATTCTTACCTGTGTTCTTAGGTGCACTCTACTGGAAAGGAATTACAAGACTCGGTGCTATTGCAGGTATTGTATCAGGAACCTGTGTCAGTTTATTCTGGTTAATGTTTGTATTCAAAAAGACTGCACTCGGACTTGGAATCTGTAAATTCGTATTTGGTATTGACATGTTATTACCAGCAGCACCATGGCCGTTCATTGACGTAATGTTAATTGCAGTTCCAATTTCAGCAATATTTACTATTGTAGTAAGTTTACTTACAAAACCTTTAGAACAAGAAGTAATTGACAAAGCATTTGAAAATATAGACAACAAAGGAAGTGACGCATAA
- a CDS encoding phenylacetate--CoA ligase, protein MFWNEKAECMGKEEKEKLQLERLQKSVKLAYENVEFYKKRFDEIGLKPEDIKTLKDIEKIPFTTKSDLREAYPFGLLAVPRDDIVEVHASSGTTGKPTVTAYTQNDLDNWGECIARGLKMAGAEKDYIIQNAYGYGLFTGGFGIHHGGNMMGAITVPISAGNTKRQLDTMVDFQSDILTCTPSYAMYLGESRENAGIPLEDINLKAGIHGAEMWTDEMRKRIESSLGIKTHNIYGLTEVMGPGVAQECGEQNGMHIQDDHFYPEIIDSETGETLGYGEKGELVLTSLTKTGMPILRFRTKDLTTLIGEKCKCGRTTVRITRITGRSDDMLKIRGVMVFPSQIEKALLKIEGISPNYMIHVTRPDILDEVEVKVEASKDLFFDEMKEMEKVEKQIQASIRSETGLRVDVTICEPETLPRSEGKAVRVIDERNFDE, encoded by the coding sequence ATGTTTTGGAACGAAAAAGCCGAATGCATGGGTAAAGAAGAAAAAGAAAAATTGCAACTTGAAAGACTTCAAAAATCCGTAAAACTTGCATATGAAAATGTGGAGTTTTATAAAAAAAGATTCGATGAAATTGGTTTAAAACCAGAAGACATCAAAACTTTAAAAGATATTGAAAAAATACCATTTACAACAAAAAGTGACTTAAGAGAAGCTTATCCATTTGGTTTACTTGCAGTTCCACGTGATGACATTGTAGAAGTACACGCATCATCCGGAACAACTGGAAAACCAACTGTTACAGCATACACTCAGAATGATTTAGACAATTGGGGGGAATGTATTGCACGTGGTCTTAAAATGGCTGGTGCAGAAAAAGACTACATCATTCAAAACGCTTATGGATACGGATTATTTACCGGAGGATTCGGTATTCACCACGGTGGAAATATGATGGGTGCAATTACAGTTCCTATTTCTGCAGGTAACACTAAAAGACAACTTGACACCATGGTTGACTTCCAAAGTGATATTTTAACCTGTACTCCTTCCTATGCAATGTACCTTGGAGAATCCCGTGAAAATGCTGGAATTCCATTAGAAGACATTAACTTAAAAGCAGGAATTCACGGAGCAGAAATGTGGACTGATGAAATGAGAAAAAGAATCGAATCATCACTCGGTATCAAAACCCACAACATTTACGGTTTAACTGAGGTTATGGGTCCAGGTGTTGCTCAAGAATGTGGAGAACAAAATGGTATGCACATCCAAGATGACCATTTCTACCCAGAAATCATTGACTCAGAAACCGGAGAAACTTTAGGTTACGGTGAAAAAGGAGAACTTGTTTTAACTTCATTAACTAAAACAGGAATGCCTATTTTAAGATTCAGAACAAAAGATTTGACTACTTTAATTGGTGAAAAATGTAAATGTGGAAGAACCACCGTTAGAATAACAAGAATCACCGGTAGAAGTGACGACATGTTAAAAATTAGAGGAGTAATGGTATTCCCATCCCAAATTGAAAAAGCATTACTTAAAATCGAAGGTATCAGCCCTAACTACATGATTCATGTAACAAGACCTGACATTTTAGATGAAGTAGAAGTTAAAGTAGAAGCTTCAAAAGACTTATTCTTCGATGAAATGAAAGAAATGGAAAAAGTTGAAAAACAAATCCAAGCATCAATCAGATCTGAAACTGGGCTTAGAGTGGATGTAACAATCTGTGAACCAGAAACACTTCCAAGAAGTGAAGGTAAAGCAGTACGTGTAATTGATGAAAGGAATTTTGATGAATAG